In a single window of the Halopiger xanaduensis SH-6 genome:
- a CDS encoding trans-sulfuration enzyme family protein has translation MTRHDDHTNENRFATVAVGAAETGMHLHRGGTNDVVPPIHLSTTFEWASGEEANEHDYSRESNPTRAALEEQLARLEGGEHGLTFASGMAATSTTMLALVSPGGHIVSSDSIYSGTEKLLTELAAGHFDINVDFVDARDPENIAAAVDSDTDLIWVETPSNPLIRLCDIQAISDIADAHDAQFGVDSTFASPYFQAPLELGADVVIHSTTKYLNGHSDSIGGAVITDDGEAFEQLAFAQQVGLGNMLSPFDCYLVARGTKTLPARMEHHEKNAMAVARFLESHERVDRVHYPGLESHPQHELASEQMSGYSGMLSFEFDGTLIELEAFIEELEVFTPGASLGGVESLVEVPSLMIPDEFSRGEATAEIPETLVRVSVGLEDAEDLCKDLRTALP, from the coding sequence ATGACACGACACGATGACCACACCAATGAGAATCGATTCGCGACCGTCGCCGTTGGCGCAGCTGAGACTGGGATGCATCTCCACAGAGGTGGAACAAACGATGTCGTCCCACCGATCCACCTCTCGACCACGTTCGAGTGGGCCAGCGGAGAGGAAGCCAACGAACACGACTATTCGCGCGAGAGCAATCCGACCCGGGCAGCCCTCGAAGAGCAGTTAGCCCGCCTCGAAGGCGGCGAGCATGGATTGACGTTCGCTTCTGGGATGGCTGCTACCTCGACGACGATGCTGGCGCTGGTCTCGCCGGGAGGCCATATCGTCTCTTCGGACTCCATCTATAGCGGGACCGAAAAACTGCTCACGGAACTCGCCGCTGGGCACTTCGACATCAATGTCGACTTCGTCGACGCTCGCGATCCCGAAAACATCGCCGCAGCAGTCGACTCTGACACCGACCTGATCTGGGTGGAGACACCATCGAACCCCCTGATACGGCTGTGCGACATTCAGGCGATATCTGACATCGCTGACGCCCACGATGCCCAATTCGGCGTGGACAGTACCTTCGCGAGTCCGTACTTTCAAGCACCGCTGGAACTCGGTGCCGATGTCGTCATCCACAGTACCACTAAGTATCTCAACGGGCACTCCGACTCGATTGGCGGCGCCGTTATAACCGACGACGGGGAGGCCTTCGAGCAGTTGGCGTTTGCTCAGCAGGTCGGACTTGGAAACATGCTGTCGCCGTTTGATTGCTATTTGGTTGCGCGAGGTACGAAGACGCTGCCCGCACGGATGGAACACCACGAGAAGAACGCAATGGCGGTTGCGCGGTTCCTCGAGAGCCACGAGCGGGTCGACCGCGTTCACTATCCAGGACTTGAGAGTCACCCACAACACGAGCTTGCGAGTGAGCAGATGTCGGGGTACAGCGGGATGCTGTCCTTCGAGTTCGACGGGACGCTCATCGAACTTGAAGCGTTTATTGAAGAGTTGGAGGTATTCACGCCGGGCGCTAGTCTCGGTGGGGTCGAGAGCCTCGTTGAGGTACCGTCGCTTATGATTCCGGACGAATTTAGTCGTGGAGAAGCCACAGCGGAGATTCCTGAGACGTTGGTCCGGGTGTCAGTTGGCCTCGAAGATGCCGAGGACCTCTGCAAGGATCTCCGGACGGCACTCCCGTAA
- a CDS encoding CNNM domain-containing protein: MTALQASLRLIAGLLLILANGFFVAIEFALTRARQYSEAEFMEPGLERAWEMTQNLEIYLTSCQIGITFSSIAVGIIAEPALTAIFEPLFGGTVLASVGAGAILAFLIVNLVHLTHGEQTPTYLGVERSKLVCRYCATPLYWWTRAIWPIIKFGDGAAKWTLSLFGVEMTGAWLETEADVMQGRAGLYTRFSSILEEGNVPEERQQEVMNALAVGDIPVEVIMVPREEVVALSTENTPEENLALVEKHSHSRYPVVGEDMDDFRGVVYLPTITNHFEDLMSGEVNIEDLAESSMTLPAKEEINDAIDRFQTENQELALVTEGDEVVGLLTSTDAFEEVMGDLEDPIDDRGGRARRGADSTGT, translated from the coding sequence ATGACCGCGCTCCAAGCCTCTCTCAGGCTTATTGCCGGTCTATTGCTTATTCTCGCCAACGGGTTTTTCGTCGCCATCGAGTTCGCGCTGACCCGGGCCCGACAGTATTCCGAAGCGGAATTCATGGAACCCGGTCTCGAACGCGCGTGGGAGATGACTCAGAATTTAGAGATTTACTTGACCAGTTGTCAGATCGGGATTACGTTCTCGAGCATCGCGGTCGGGATCATCGCCGAACCCGCGCTGACGGCCATCTTCGAACCGCTGTTCGGTGGGACGGTTCTCGCATCGGTCGGCGCAGGGGCCATCCTCGCGTTTCTCATCGTCAACCTCGTCCATCTGACCCACGGCGAGCAAACGCCGACCTATCTCGGCGTCGAGCGCTCGAAACTGGTCTGTCGGTACTGTGCGACGCCGCTGTACTGGTGGACGCGGGCCATCTGGCCGATCATCAAGTTTGGAGATGGGGCGGCGAAATGGACGCTTTCGCTGTTCGGCGTCGAGATGACTGGCGCGTGGCTCGAAACCGAAGCCGACGTCATGCAGGGGCGTGCGGGTCTCTACACGCGCTTCAGTTCGATTCTTGAAGAGGGAAACGTTCCCGAAGAACGCCAGCAGGAGGTGATGAACGCGCTGGCCGTCGGCGACATCCCGGTCGAGGTGATCATGGTTCCGCGTGAGGAGGTCGTCGCGCTCTCGACCGAGAACACCCCCGAGGAGAACCTCGCGCTCGTCGAGAAACACTCCCATTCTCGCTACCCAGTGGTCGGCGAGGACATGGACGACTTCCGCGGGGTCGTCTATCTTCCGACGATCACGAACCATTTCGAGGACCTCATGAGCGGCGAAGTCAACATCGAAGACCTCGCCGAGTCGTCGATGACGCTCCCGGCCAAGGAGGAAATCAATGACGCCATCGACCGCTTCCAGACGGAAAATCAGGAACTCGCCCTCGTCACCGAGGGCGACGAGGTCGTTGGTCTCCTGACCTCGACGGATGCCTTCGAGGAGGTCATGGGCGACCTCGAAGACCCGATAGACGACCGGGGCGGACGCGCACGCCGTGGAGCGGACTCGACCGGGACCTGA
- a CDS encoding antibiotic biosynthesis monooxygenase family protein, whose product MYLVMFRLDPGEYDSKFHELNDAIQEASEDTEGYLGKRTWHAPESEEILVVYYWESLDALESFGADADHKRAKQRWTEWYDAYEVTVTEIIETYGSGFADDADPPM is encoded by the coding sequence ATGTATCTCGTTATGTTCCGCCTCGATCCGGGAGAGTACGATTCGAAGTTTCACGAGTTGAACGACGCGATACAGGAGGCTTCCGAGGACACGGAGGGGTATCTGGGCAAACGGACGTGGCACGCTCCAGAAAGTGAGGAGATTCTCGTCGTGTACTACTGGGAGTCGTTGGACGCGCTCGAGTCGTTTGGAGCAGATGCAGACCACAAACGCGCGAAACAGCGGTGGACGGAGTGGTACGATGCGTACGAAGTCACTGTGACGGAGATCATCGAGACGTACGGAAGCGGATTCGCCGATGACGCAGACCCACCTATGTAG